A region of Salvia splendens isolate huo1 chromosome 17, SspV2, whole genome shotgun sequence DNA encodes the following proteins:
- the LOC121773885 gene encoding U3 small nucleolar RNA-associated protein 6 homolog, producing MADVVQFKLERMLDELDDLERRGLFSRREIAEIVKMRRKFEYRLKRPSPLKEDFLTYIDYEKQLDALRALRKKSLERKSGGDKSKKTISDYAGVTRILLIYRLATNRFKGDIELWFQYLEFCRARGHGRMKKALAQLVRFHPKVPCVWIYAAAWEFDNNLNVAAARALMQNGLRSCPASEDLWVEYLRMELTYLNKLKARKIALGEGKASGKRNADEQQWREENQDLFMSLDENVDKISSSQEKPDVFREHGLTLLDTVYSGAIEALPTSFSLRTRFLDILEATELVSSEEMRTKIHHDMKRDFSKDPQYWDWLARVEIADTKGVNSVQLGRAVQVYEEGLKSTPSPIMVELYLKFLMEAVDRDGEGVIQFDTHAPAIEIVSHILEVFEKAESLGCINEDLACQHVSYLLHLSKLVEAKMLAEKLCSGEFPNAVNLWTLRLTIEMRCIQNKSLTPSKADMLYIFELLRNILKKLSVSEAESLWTMGLKYFANQRRHFDELVEMSVLLLAKDGGNDSGFSLSSTIVNYVLQRDGVERAREMYKRFLALPHPGLQLYRDCIELESNLASVGDKTGLTNARKLYESALTTYDQDANLWRDYHCLEIKTGTSETAAAVHWRARKTLKNNAAQLLSSKS from the exons ATGGCGGACGTCGTTCAATTCAAGCTCGAGCGCATGCTCGACGAGCTAGACGACCTAGAGCGCCGCGGTTTGTTCAGCCGCCGCGAGATTGCCGAGATAGTCAAAATGCGCCGCAAATTCGAGTACCGCCTCAAGCGTCCTAGTCCCCTGAAGGAAGACTTTTTGACCTACATAGACTACGAAAAGCAGCTCGACGCCCTCCGCGCCCTCCGTAAAAAATCTCTCGAGAGGAAATCCGGCGGCGATAAATCGAAAAAGACGATCTCGGATTACGCCGGCGTTACCAGGATTCTCCTCATTTACCGGCTCGCCACGAATCGGTTTAAGGGAGATATCGAGCTATGGTTTCAGTACCTCGAATTTTGCAGGGCGCGAGGTCACGGCAGGATGAAAAAA GCATTGGCTCAATTAGTCAGATTTCATCCAAAAGTACCTTGTGTGTGGATATATGCTGCGGCTTGGGAGTTCGACAACAATCTGAATGTTGCTGCTGCCCGTGCTCTGATGCAAAATGGTTTGAGGTCCTGTCCAGCTTCTGAGGACCTATGGGTGGAGTATCTTCGCATGGAACTCACATACCTTAACAAGTTGAAAGCTCGAAAGATTGCCTTAGGTGAGGGTAAAGCTAGTGGCAAGAGGAATGCTGATGAGCAACAGTGGAGAGAGGAGAACCAGGACTTGTTCATGTCTTTGGATGAGAATGTGGATAAGATATCCAGCTCTCAAGAAAAACCGGATGTGTTCAGGGAGCATGGCTTGACCCTCCTTGATACTGTCTATAGTGGTGCAATTGAAGCCTTACCAACTTCCTTCAGTCTAAGAACTCGGTTTCTGGATATACTTGAAGCAACAGAGTTGGTTAGTTCAGAAGAAATGCGAACAAAGATACACCATGACATGAAAAGGGATTTTTCAAAGGATCCTCAGTACTGGGACTGGCTTGCTAGAGTTGAAATAGCTGATACCAAAGGAGTAAATTCTGTGCAGTTAGGCCGAGCAGTTCAG GTTTATGAGGAGGGTTTAAAGTCTACGCCATCACCTATCATGGTTGAACTTTATTTAAAGTTCCTCATGGAAGCAGTTGATAGGGATGGAGAAGGTGTCATTCAATTCGACACGCATGCTCCTGCCATTGAGATTGTTTCACATATTTTGGAAGTATTTGAGAAAGCAGAGAGCCTTGGCTGCATTAATGAAGATCTTGCTTGCCAACATGTTTCATATCTTTTACACTTAAGTAAACTGGTTGAAGCCAAGATGCTTGCTGAAAAACTCTGCTCTGGAGAGTTTCCAAATGCAGTGAATTTATGGACTTTACGACTCACCATAGAAATGAGGTGTATTCAGAATAAATCTCTCACACCGAGCAAGGCTGATATGCTCTATATCTTCGAACTGCTGAGAAATATTCTGAAGAAACTTAGCGTTTCAGAAGCAGAGAGTTTGTGGACTATG GGGCTGAAATATTTTGCAAATCAGAGACGTCATTTTGACGAGCTTGTTGAGATGTCAGTTCTATTATTGGCCAAAGATGGTGGAAATGATAGCGGGTTTTCACTCTCATCAACAATTGTAAATTATGTACTTCAAAGGGATGGAGTTGAACGTGCAAGAGAGATGTATAAGAG ATTTCTTGCATTACCACATCCTGGACTTCAATTATACAGAGATTGTATCGAGCTAGAGTCGAACCTTGCATCTGTGGGTGATAAGACAGGTCTGACCAATGCTCGGAAGCTATATGAATCTGCACTTACAACTTATGACCAAGATGCAAACCTATGGCGTGACTATCACTGCTTGGAGATAAAG ACGGGAACTTCAGAAACTGCCGCAGCTGTTCATTGGCGTGCTAGAAAAACCCTTAAAAACAATGCAGCCCAGCTCCTATCTTCAAAATCATGA
- the LOC121773888 gene encoding uncharacterized protein LOC121773888, whose translation MLTVTFNICQTPMDLNVLQETTNSKSIHINPLFHTCNSKFHRSNWSCPQNFSNQLKLHSFSHQITSRRWLCRSQDSISPENEYRSSRNIATSLLRRYRNYVERGGGDNLKEFISAGVNAYELGCTDEGLRKELTDMKESGVEIEAMQTYGGNTGLRSSIISQEVDECIMWLSIVFITILCTPQPTVVRWSSSPPVSEEMLISWKGFCAIIANAYYMRGMAWLPVKTLQLEQMAVMGCAEEPSLVASRMRLVFSTLEVVSPQWPRV comes from the exons ATGTTGACAGTTACCTTTAACATTTGCCAAACACCTATGGACTTGAATGTGCTTCAAGAGACTACCAACTCCAAATCCATACATATAAATCCCTTGTTTCATACTTGCAATTCCAAGTTTCACCGGTCGAACTGGTCTTGTCCTCAAAATTTCAGTAATCAACTCAAACTACACAGTTTCTCCCACCAAATCACTTCAAGAAGGTGGCTg TGCCGTTCTCAAGATTCTATTTCTCCAGAAAATGAGTACCGGTCATCACGTAATATAGCAACCAGTTTGTTGAGGCGGTACAGGAATTATGTAGAGCGTGGAGGAGGTGACAACTTGAAA GAGTTCATCAGCGCTGGTGTAAACGCATACGAATTGGGATGCACGGACGAGGGCTTGAGGAAAGAGCTGACTGATATGAAGGAATCCGGTGTTGAGATTGAGGCAATGCAAACCTATGGTGGAAATACTGGTCTAAGGTCCAGTATTATCTCACAGGAA GTGGACGAATGTATAATGTGGCTGAGCATTGTGTTCATAACTATTCTTTGCACACCACAACCAACCGTAGTCAGATGGTCATCCAGTCCTCCGGTGTCGGAAGAAATGCTGATCTCTTGGAAGGGCTTCTGTGCAATTATAGCAAATGCCTACTACATGAGAGGAATGGCCTG GCTCCCGGTGAAAACTCTCCAGCTGGAGCAAATGGCAGTGATGGGCTGCGCTGAAGAGCCATCGCTCGTAGCCAGCAGAATGAGACTTGTATTTAGCACACTTGAG GTTGTGAGTCCACAGTGGCCAAGAGTGTGA
- the LOC121773887 gene encoding aminomethyltransferase, mitochondrial-like, with the protein MRGGGLWQLGQSITRRLAQSDKKTVARRCFASEADLKKTALYDFHVAHGGKMVPFAGWSMPIQYKDSIMDSTLNCRENGSLFDVAHMCGLSLKGKDCIPFLEKLVIADVAGLAPGTGTLTVFTNEKGGAIDDSVITKVTNEHIYLVVNAGCRDKDLAHIEEHMKAFTSKGGDVSWHIHDERSLLALQGPLSAPVLQHLTKEDLSKLYFGEFQVLDINGALCYLTRTGYTGEDGFEISVPSENAVDLAKAILEKSEGKVRLTGLGARDSLRLEAGLCLYGHDMEQHTTPVEAGLTWAIGKRRRAEGGFLGAEVILKQIEQGPPVRRVGLFSAGPPARSHCEIQDEKGQNIGEVTSGGFSPCLKKNIAMGYVKSGHHKNGTKLKIVVRGKVYDGSITKMPFVPPKYYKSS; encoded by the exons ATGAGGGGAGGGGGATTGTGGCAGCTCGGTCAATCAATTACCCGTCGCTTGGCTCAGTCGGATAAGAAAACAGTTGCTCGTCGATGCTTTGCATCAGAGGCGGACCTCAAGAAGACAGCTCTGTATGACTTCCATGTCGCCCATGGCGGGAAGATGGTCCCTTTTGCAGGCTGGAGCATGCCAATTCAGTACAAGGACTCGATCATGGACTCCACGCTCAACTGCAGGGAGAACGGCAGCCTCTTTGATGTTGCGCATATGTGTGGTCTGAGTCTCAAAGGAAAAGACTGCATCCCCTTTCTTGAGAAGCTCGTGATTGCTGATGTCGCTGGCCTTGCACCCGGAACAGGGACTTTGACTGTCTTTACTAATGAGAAAGGTGGTGCGATTGATGATTCAGTGATCACTAAGGTGACTAATGAGCACATTTACTTGGTTGTGAATGCTGGATGCAGAGACAAAGATCTTGCCCATATCGAGGAACACATGAAAGCGTTCACATCAAAAGGTGGGGATGTTTCTTGGCACATCCACGATGAACGATCTCTTTTGGCCCTCCAG GGACCCCTTTCTGCCCCGGTTTTGCAGCACTTGACAAAAGAAGATTTGAGCAAACTGTACTTCGGTGAGTTCCAGGTGTTGGATATCAACGGGGCGCTCTGCTACCTCACAAGAACAGG GTACACCGGTGAAGATGGTTTTGAAATATCAGTCCCGTCTGAGAATGCAGTCGATCTGGCAAAGGCCATTCTGGAGAAATCCGAAGGCAAGGTGAGGCTGACAGGGCTAGGTGCTCGGGACAGTCTTCGTCTAGAGGCTGGCTTGTGCTTGTACGGACACGACATGGAGCAACACACGACCCCTGTCGAAGCAGGACTGACATGGGCCATAGGGAAGCGGAGAAGGGCAGAAGGCGGATTCTTGGGCGCAGAAGTGATACTGAAGCAGATCGAGCAAGGGCCACCTGTCAGGAGAGTCGGGCTCTTCTCTGCTGGCCCGCCTGCCAGGAGTCACTGCGAGATTCAAGACGAGAAGGGGCAGAACATAGGCGAAGTCACGAGTGGAGGATTCAGCCCGTGTCTTAAGAAGAACATAGCCATGGGGTATGTGAAATCTGGACACCACAAGAATGGCACCAAACTGAAGATCGTCGTACGAGGGAAGGTCTACGATGGATCCATCACTAAAATGCCTTTTGTTCCTCCCAAGTATTACAAGTCATCTTGA